A single window of Eucalyptus grandis isolate ANBG69807.140 chromosome 1, ASM1654582v1, whole genome shotgun sequence DNA harbors:
- the LOC104445761 gene encoding squamosa promoter-binding-like protein 9, whose product MDVGSGSWTTESGSSSPPPLESLNGLKFGQKIYFQNNNSSNNAAAPKHGSGSGSGSSSAAAPAPGSGTPPKKVRASAGGGGCGAIQGGQPPRCQVEGCRVDLSDAKAYYSRHKVCGMHSKSATVIVAGIEQRFCQQCSRFHQLTEFDQGKRSCRRRLAGHNERRRKPPPGSLLSSRYGRLQSSIFENTTRVGSFLMDFTAYPKHAWSAPRFSERTTPGDLVPGPGKVYPHPWQSSPENPPSDLFLQCSSGGTTAFPAPGIPPGECFTGVADSSCALSLLSNQPWGSTNQPSPLGTNHMVHPQGSTLAQSMPPHSSAIHFTGPGSAWAFKGNDAGGSSIGLAADLGLGQFSQPLNNQFSGDMELSQHSRRQFMELDPPRAYDSTHQTHWSL is encoded by the exons ATGGACGTGGGTTCGGGCTCGTGGACGACGGAGTCCGGGTCCTCTTCTCCTCCCCCTCTCGAGTCCCTCAACGGCCTCAAGTTCGGCCAGAAAATCTACTTCCAGAATAATAACAGTAGTAATAATGCCGCCGCACCCAAGcacggctccggctccggctccggctcctcctccgccgccgcgcccGCGCCCGGGTCGGGCACGCCCCCGAAGAAGGTGAGGGcctccgccggcggcggcggctgcggggCGATCCAGGGCGGGCAGCCCCCGAGGTGCCAGGTGGAAGGCTGCCGGGTGGATCTGAGCGATGCCAAGGCTTACTATTCCAGGCACAAGGTGTGCGGCATGCACTCCAAGTCCGCCACCGTCATCGTCGCCGGCATCGAGCAGAGGTTCTGCCAGCAGTGCAGCAG ATTCCATCAGCTTACTGAATTTGACCAAGGGAAACGAAGCTGTCGTAGACGTTTGGCTGGTCACAATGAGCGCCGGAGGAAGCCCCCACCTGGGTCGCTACTATCCTCTCGCTATGGGCGACTGCAATCCTCTATATTTG AGAACACCACCAGAGTGGGTAGTTTTCTGATGGATTTCACAGCATACCCGAAGCATGCATGGTCAGCGCCACGTTTTTCTGAGCGCACGACACCTGGAGATCTAGTCCCCGGACCAGGAAAGGTCTATCCTCATCCATGGCAGAGCAGTCCTGAGAACCCTCCCTCTGACCTTTTCCTGCAGTGCTCATCCGGTGGCACAACAGCTTTCCCTGCTCCTGGAATTCCTCCTGGCGAATGCTTCACTGGAGTAGCTGACTCAAGCtgtgctctctctcttctgtcaaATCAACCCTGGGGCTCCACGAACCAGCCGTCACCTCTCGGGACGAACCACATGGTGCACCCCCAGGGCTCGACCCTGGCTCAGTCGATGCCTCCTCATAGTTCGGCCATTCACTTCACTGGTCCTGGCTCTGCGTGGGCCTTCAAGGGCAACGACGCTGGTGGGAGCTCCATTGGGCTAGCTGCTGACCTGGGCTTGGGCCAGTTCTCACAGCCACTGAACAATCAGTTCTCTGGTGACATGGAATTGTCTCAACACAGCAGGAGGCAATTCATGGAGCTTGATCCCCCCAGGGCATATGATTCCACCCACCAGACGCACTGGTCGCTCTAG
- the LOC104445769 gene encoding transcription termination factor MTEF18, mitochondrial, with protein MTRLGQTQVLQNQVLARGLFQIAQSPDLCGTARSYHVGLIEGPLNNNGKLGRTRGVTLRLAQDAITEYLHFTRGLPFMDAEFISKNSPQFLDRLLQKVDARKDIGASISRFLRYHPINEFEPFFESLGLCPVDYARLLPRETMFLMDDQLLLENYHVLCEYGIAREKMGRIYKEAPEIFRYDRGFMMLKISAYEKLGLSRSNMARVIAASPYLLTGDVDKDFIEVLENLKNLGFHFTMIEENISEKDCFRWSQILELFCFFRNIGCSEEQLSELIRHHPGIFFEGSGDKTFSLIGYLLKFGSSVCEIRSMFLQFPNVQVGKFLSNLRRCFMFLTEIDMPTEDISKILRSHSPWLGECTLKKPNTVFARLNIGKKRLCKIIKDDPTEMKNWVLGSRIEQLPDVSKKLLKVNFLLGLGFTDDLTKMSEAVKLFRGKAEDLQERFDCLVSAGLDRKDVIKMLTVCPKILNMSRDVIEMKVDFLKNHLGCPLSTLVKFPAFIGYKIQRIKLRYSMYNWLKDQGAADPELALSTFIGCSDRKFVSRYVNRHPSGPKVWQKLKEEFVYAECLVHAS; from the exons ATGACCCGTCTAGGACAAACTCAGG TCTTGCAAAACCAAGTTTTGGCCAGAGGGTTGTTTCAGATTGCTCAAAGTCCGGATCTTTGCGGGACGGCAAGAAGTTATCATGTGGGATTGATAGAGGGTCCTCTGAATAACAATGGAAAATTGGGGAGAACTCGTGGCGTGACTCTTAGACTAGCGCAAGATGCGATTACGGAGTACTTGCACTTCACTCGAGGCTTGCCCTTCATGGATGCAGAGTTTATAAGTAAGAATTCCCCTCAGTTCCTCGATAGACTTCTGCAGAAGGTCGATGCCCGGAAGGACATTGGTGCATCGATATCGCGGTTCTTACGCTATCATCCTATAAATGAATTCGAGCCATTTTTTGAGAGTCTGGGTTTGTGTCCGGTAGATTATGCTCGGCTTCTTCCGAGAGAGACGATGTTTTTGATGGATGATCAGCTGTTGTTGGAGAACTATCATGTACTTTGTGAATATGGGATTGCACGTGAGAAGATGGGGAGAATTTACAAGGAGGCTCCTGAAATCTTCCGTTATGATCGTGGGTTTATGATGTTGAAGATTAGTGCCTATGAGAAACTGGGGCTTAGTCGGTCTAATATGGCTAGGGTTATTGCCGCTAGTCCGTATCTTTTGACTGGAGATGTTGATAAGGACTTCATCGAGGTATTAGAGAATTTGAAGAATCTTGGCTTTCATTTCACAATGATTGAAGAGAATATATCTGAAAAGGATTGTTTTAGATGGAGTCAGATTCTTGAGCTTTTCTGTTTCTTTAGAAACATAGGTTGCAGTGAGGAGCAGTTGAGTGAGCTAATTAGACACCATCCAGGAATTTTCTTTGAAGGTTCAGGGGACAAGACATTTTCCCTCATTGGTTATCTGTTAAAATTTGGGTCCTCTGTATGTGAAATACGGTCAATGTTTTTGCAGTTTCCAAATGTCCAAGTTGGAAAGTTTTTGTCAAATTTGAGAAGGTGTTTTATGTTCCTCACTGAGATTGACATGCCGACTGAAGACATTAGCAAAATTTTACGCTCTCATTCCCCATGGTTGGGTGAATGTACTCTGAAGAAACCTAACACCGTATTTGCTAGGTTAAATATTGGAAAAAAGCGGCTTTGTAAAATCATCAAGGATGACCCAACAGaaatgaagaattgggttcttGGATCACGAATTGAGCAACTACCTGATGTGAGTAAGAAATTGCTGAAGGTTAATTTTTTGTTGGGATTGGGATTTACTGATGATTTAACAAAGATGAGCGAGGCCGTCAAGTtattcagaggcaaagctgaagATCTTCAGGAGAGGTTTGATTGCCTTGTGAGCGCTGGTTTGGATCGGAAGGATGTCATTAAAATGCTGACAGTATGTCCCAAAATTCTTAACATGTCAAGGGATGtgattgagatgaaagtggaTTTTCTCAAGAATCATTTGGGTTGCCCCTTGTCAACTTTAGTTAAATTTCCAGCTTTTATTGGTTATAAAATTCAGAGAATCAAACTTAGATATTCCATGTATAATTGGCTGAAAGACCAAGGTGCAGCTGATCCTGAGTTGGCCTTAAGTACTTTCATTGGATGCTCAGATAGGAAATTTGTTAGTCGGTATGTAAATCGACATCCTAGTGGCCCGAAAGTCTGGCAAAAGTTGAAGGAGGAATTTGTCTATGCAGAGTGTCTAGTGCATGCTTCTTGA